The following proteins are co-located in the Macadamia integrifolia cultivar HAES 741 chromosome 3, SCU_Mint_v3, whole genome shotgun sequence genome:
- the LOC122073444 gene encoding cytochrome P450 72A397-like — MSPSHIPPDSSAFPHLTTPTPHHTIPFRFLSFKYPLLPLLSEVAPVVFQVLALSLSLSLSLFLSVKEVMGEGGFISIVILCILVVLWWGWKVLEWIWWKPKKLERLLQEQGIKVTPYNLLFGDLKEFQRMFKEAQSKPMNLSHDIVPRVLPFHLQTIQKLGKNSAFWFGTNLKLYIMDPNLVRDIMSNKFGHFAKIKGIPLGRYFIGGLATYEGEKWAKHRRIINPAFHLEKLKRMLSAFYTSSNEMVSKWEKLVTSEGSCELDVWPELQYLTGDVISRAAFGSSYEEGIRIFKLQDEQADLIIQSFRTPLIFVPGYSFLPTKKNKRIKEIDREVQAILMGIINKRQKAMKVAEANNDDLLGLLLESDNNEIQENKNKKNAGMTIEEVIQECKLFYFAGQETTSVLLVWTMIVLSMHSEWQARAREEVLQVCGKNKPNLDGLSHLKIVTMILYEVLRLYPPVLSLDRCTNKNIKLGEMSLPPGVQLMLPIALLHHDHEVWGEDAEEFKPERFAEGISKATKNQVSFFPFGWGPRICIGQNFAITEAKMALAMILQRFAFELSPSYAHAPTTVITLHPQHGAQIILNRL; from the exons atgtccccatcacataTTCCGCCCGACTCCTCTGCTTTCCCCCACCTCACCACgcccacaccacaccacaccattCCATTCCGCTTCTTATCATTTAAATACCCCCTCCTCCCTCTCCTCTCTGAAGTGGCACCTGTGGTGTTCCAAGtgctcgctctctctctctctctctctctctctctctttctctctgtgaAAGAAGTGATGGGAGAAGGTGGGTTCATTTCAATTGTGATATTGTGCATTTTGGTTGTATTATGGTGGGGATGGAAGGTGTTGGAATGGATATGGTGGAAACCCAAGAAGCTGGAGAGGCTTCTCCAGGAACAAGGCATCAAAGTCACTCCGTACAATTTACTGTTTGGTGACCTGAAAGAGTTCCAGAGGATGTTCAAGGAAGCTCAGTCCAAGCCAATGAACCTATCCCATGATATTGTTCCACGTGTGTTGCCTTTTCATCTTCAAACCATACAGAAGTTAG GTAAAAACTCAGCCTTTTGGTTTGGAACAAATCTAAAATTGTATATTATGGATCCTAACCTTGTAAGGGATATTATGAGTAACAAGTTTGGTCACTTTGCAAAGATCAAAGGAATTCCACTTGGACGGTATTTTATAGGTGGACTTGCAACTTATGAGGGTGAGAAATGGGCCAAACACAGAAGGATTATAAACCCTGCCTTTCATTTGGAAAAACTTAAG CGAATGTTATCTGCATTTTATACAAGCTCTAATGAGATGGTAAGCAAATGGGAGAAATTGGTTACATCAGAAGGGTCTTGTGAATTAGATGTGTGGCCAGAACTCCAATATTTAACAGGAGATGTCATCTCTAGGGCAGCATTTGGTAGCTCCTATGAAGAAGGTATACGGATATTCAAATTGCAAGATGAGCAAGCCGATCTCATCATACAGTCTTTTCGGACCCCATTAATATTCGTGCCTGGTTATAG TTTTCTACCAactaaaaagaacaaaagaataaaagaaattgaTAGAGAAGTGCAAGCCATTTTAATGGGCATCATCAACAAAAGACAGAAGGCTATGAAGGTTGCGGAAGCCAACAACGATGACTTGTTAGGGTTATTACTTGAATCTGACAATaatgaaattcaagaaaataaaaacaagaagaatGCTGGGATGACCATCGAAGAGGTCATCCAAGAGTGTAAACTATTCTACTTTGCAGGGCAAGAAACCACATCTGTTCTACTCGTTTGGACGATGATTGTATTAAGTATGCATTCAGAATGGCAAGCTCGTGCAAGGGAAGAAGTCTTACAAGTCTGTGGAAAGAACAAACCAAATCTTGATGGACTAAGTCACCTCAAAATT GTTACCATGATTTTGTATGAGGTTCTTAGATTATATCCACCAGTGTTATCTCTTGATCGGTGTACAAACAAGAACATAAAACTAGGAGAAATGTCTCTACCCCCTGGAGTACAACTAATGTTACCTATAGCCCTTCTTCACCATGATCATGAAGTCTGGGGTGAAGATGCAGAGGAATTCAAACCAGAGAGATTTGCAGAAGGAATCTCAAAAGCCACAAAGAATCAAGTTTCATTCTTCCCATTTGGTTGGGGCCCTCGAATATGCATTGGGCAGAACTTCGCAATAACAGAAGCAAAGATGGCTTTAGCCATGATTCTACAACGTTTTGCTTTTGAACTTTCTCCATCCTATGCTCATGCTCCTACCACTGTAATAACTCTTCATCCACAACATGGTGCTCAAATCATATTAAATAGATTGTAG